The Glycine soja cultivar W05 chromosome 3, ASM419377v2, whole genome shotgun sequence genome window below encodes:
- the LOC114406344 gene encoding copper-transporting ATPase HMA4-like: protein MEANGIGELKIPLLQTPEDGAVRTVYFQLSDIKCASCVNSVESVVKNLDGVKSIAVSPLDGRAAIKFDPKFVTVKQIKESIEESGFRVNELHEQDIAVCRVRIKGMACTSCSESVENALQIVEGVKKAIVGLALEEAKVHFDPNLTNVDKIIEAIDDAGFGADLISSGNDANKVHLKLEGVDSAEDVNAVMSSLELAVGVNHVEMDLSEHKVTVSYDPDITGPRSLIYCVQEEASCGSKKYQATLYSPSGQRERDKVNEIRMYRDQFLFSCLFSVPVFVFAMVLPMLPPYGNWLNYKVHNMLTLGLFLRCILSTPVQFIVGKRFYVGSYHSLKRKSANMDVLVALGTNAAYFYSLYILIKALTSDTFEGQDFFETSSMLISFILLGKYLEIVAKGKTSDALGKLTQLVPDKAYLVAIDTDGNIITETEIDTQLIQKNDIIKIVPGSKIPVDGIVIKGQSYANESMITGEARPVDKSPGDKVISGTINENGCILVKATHVGSDTALSQIVQLVQAAQLAKAPVQKLADHISRVFVPIVVVLALITWLGWFIPGEAGIYPKHWIPKAMDAFELALQFAISVLVVACPCALGLATPTAVMVASGMGASQGVLIKGGDALEKAHKVKIVVFDKTGTLTVGKPEVVSAVLFSEFSMEELCDMTIAVEASSEHPIAKAVAAHAKRLRQKFGSCTEEVPDVDDFEVHMGAGVSGKVGDRTVVVGNRRLMHACNVPICSKVEKYISENEILARTCILVSIDGKIAGAFSVTDPVKPEAKRVISFLHSMGISSIIVTGDNCATATAIANEVGIDEVFAEIDPVGKADKVKDLQMKGMTVAMVGDGINDSPALVAADVGMAIGAGTDIAIEAADIVLVKSSLEDVITAIDLSRKTMSRIRLNYIWALGYNILGMPIAAGVLYPFAGIRLPPWLAGACMAASSLSVVSSSLLLQFYKKPLHIESS from the exons ATGGAAGCTAACGGGATTGGTGAACTTAAGATACCTTTGCTGCAGACTCCGGAAGATGGCGCCGTTAGGACAGTTTATTTCCAACTGAGTGACATCAAGTGTGCCTCCTGCGTGAATTCCGTCGAGTCCGTCGTTAAGAACCTTGACGGCGTCAAAAGCATCGCCGTATCGCCACTTGATGGAAGAGCCGCAATCAAGTTTGACCCTAAGTTCGTTACA gtgaaacaaataaaagaaagcaTAGAGGAGAGTGGGTTTCGAGTAAATGAGCTTCATGAGCAGGACATAGCAGTGTGCCGAGTGAGGATTAAAGGAATGGCATGCACAAGCTGCTCCGAATCTGTTGAGAATGCCCTTCAAATTGTTGAAGGGGTGAAAAAGGCAATTGTTGGTCTTGCTTTGGAGGAGGCAAAAGTGCACTTTGATCCCAACCTCACCAATGTTGACAAGATAATTGAGGCCATAGATGATGCTGGTTTTGGGGCTGATCTTATTAGCTCTGGGAATGATGCAAACAAAGTGCATCTAAAGCTTGAAGGGGTTGATTCTGCAGAGGATGTAAATGCAGTAATGTCTTCTCTTGAGTTAGCTGTGGGGGTGAACCACGTTGAGATGGATTTGTCAGAACATAAAGTTACTGTTAGCTATGATCCAGACATTACAGGTCCAAGGTCTCTCATTTACTGTGTTCAGGAGGAAGCTAGCTGTGGCTCCAAGAAGTATCAAGCAACCTTGTACTCTCCTTCTGGTCAAAGAGAAAGGGATAAGGTGAATGAAATCCGTATGTATAGGGACCAATTTTTGTTCAGCTGCTTATTTTCTGTTCCTGTGTTTGTATTTGCCATGGTGCTTCCCATGCTTCCTCCTTATGGAAACTGGTTAAACTACAAGGTCCACAATATGCTTACTCTTGGGTTGTTTTTAAGATGTATTCTTAGCACGCCTGTGCAGTTCATAGTTGGCAAAAG GTTCTATGTGGGATCATATCATTCACTGAAGCGAAAATCTGCTAACATGGATGTGCTGGTTGCGCTGGGCACAAATGCTGCTTATTTTTACTCTctctatattttaataaaagcgCTGACTTCAGATACATTTGAAGGACAAGATTTCTTTGAGACAAGTTCCATGCTGATATCATTTATTCTATTAGGGAAGTATTTGGAAATTGTTGCTAAAGGGAAAACATCTGATGCTTTAGGAAAGCTGACTCAACTTGTTCCTGATAAAGCTTATTTAGTAGCAATTGATACTGATGGAAATATAATCACAGAGACAGAAATTGACACTCAACTTATAcaaaaaaatgacataattaAGATTGTTCCTGGGTCCAAAATTCCTGTTGATGGTATAGTTATAAAAGGGCAAAGCTATGCTAATGAAAGTATGATCACTGGGGAGGCAAGACCTGTTGATAAAAGCCCAGGAGATAAG GTTATCAGTGGAACCATTAATGAGAATGGCTGCATACTGGTTAAGGCCACACATGTTGGATCTGACACTGCACTTTCTCAAATAGTTCAGCTCGTTCAAGCTGCTCAGCTGGCCAAAGCACCAGTTCAAAAACTTGCCGACCATATTTCAAGGGTTTTTGTTCCAATA GTGGTTGTTTTAGCACTAATTACTTGGCTTGGATGGTTCATTCCCGGGGAAGCTGGTATTTACCCTAAACATTGGATACCAAAAGCAATGGATGCATTTGAGCTTGCTTTGCAGTTTGCTATTTCTGTTCTGGTTGTTGCTTGCCCATGTGCTCTGGGTCTTGCAACACCAACTGCAGTCATGGTTGCTTCTGGCATGGGTGCTTCTCAAGGTGTTCTCATCAAGGGTGGAGATGCACTGGAAAAGGCACACAAG GTAAAAATTGTTGTGTTTGATAAGACTGGGACACTAACAGTTGGGAAGCCAGAGGTAGTTAGTGCAGTGCTGTTTTCTGAATTTTCTATGGAGGAATTATGTGACATGACAATTGCTGtggag GCAAGTAGTGAGCACCCAATAGCAAAAGCTGTTGCGGCACATGCAAAGAGGCTGCGCCAGAAATTTGGTTCTTGCACTGAGGAAGTCCCAGATGTGGATGATTTTGAAGTACACATGGGAGCTGGGGTTAGTGGAAAGGTTGGTGATAGAACAGTTGTGGTAGGAAACAGGAGACTCATGCATGCTTGTAATGTTCCAATATGTTCTAAGGTTGAGAAGTACATCTCTGAAAATGAAATTCTGGCTAGAACTTGCATTTTAGTTTCAATTGATGGAAAGATTGCTGGTGCATTCTCTGTAACTGATCCTGTAAAACCAGAGGCTAAACGTGTCATTTCTTTTCTCCATTCTATGGGCATCTCAAGCATCATAGTGACTGGTGATAACTGTGCTACCGCCACTGCTATTGCAAATGAAGTAGGTATTGATGAGGTCTTCGCTGAGATAGATCCTGTGGGCAAAGCTGATAAGGTGAAAGACTTGCAG ATGAAAGGAATGACTGTGGCAATGGTAGGTGATGGAATAAATGACTCGCCAGCCTTGGTTGCTGCTGATGTTGGCATGGCAATTGGTGCTGGAACTGACATAGCTATAGAAGCTGCTGATATAGTTCTGGTCAAAAGCAGTCTGGAAGATGTGATCACAGCCATAGACTTATCAAGAAAGACCATGTCGCGCATCCGGCTGAACTACATCTGGGCTCTTGGTTACAACATTCTAGGCATGCCAATTGCCGCTGGAGTCTTGTACCCCTTTGCTGGAATCAGATTGCCCCCATGGCTTGCTGGTGCTTGCATGGCTGCTTCCTCTCTTAGTGTGGTTTCCTCATCTCTTTTGCTGCAGTTCTATAAAAAACCTCTGCATATAGAATCCTCTTGA